In one Nostoc sp. KVJ3 genomic region, the following are encoded:
- a CDS encoding glycosyltransferase family 39 protein, whose product MNIVDFSVLLICCLSFGFSCIESSVNLDSLHWGFMYVQALDLKRGLIPYQETFTIYGILTSWIQSLSLTLFGERMISIGIATGIFYSVSIFLSYQIFLKILPKYFAYFSTLLIFLLHTYIIYPWSNYYSYTFLLLSILLLFAVKKDISNMFFSGFFLGLSLLCRYSSVQAILPPFLLFFVYETLLKRNSKKANLSNILFFSLGFSIPILLFLFFLIYYGVLDDFFIQNKIILLEADQGVTVLTFIPTLLNSIITSGGENPVGGNPDSRIFSFTIIFFWNLVTLLYFLFQQLFLKKILTKNEVIVMALCVITLFGYLNSIHIYEVFRLANSSSLGIGVIIYSVVKILPRLGRKIKIVMILPLISICFIWANSLIFSQTSSVYFPWKLDTLMGKGVISNEVSIFRGKILSQKYYQFYHEIFNEISKFDNSYYIVNYTLDSVAMTINNLPKVQISSYYILLIEQAYPEEAKKIQQVINTKKAIILSNKDIHIAGYKVIFSKPWSFAEVPWMGHDKSIYISVPEKTEM is encoded by the coding sequence ATGAATATTGTAGATTTTTCAGTGTTGTTAATATGCTGTTTAAGTTTTGGATTTAGCTGTATTGAATCAAGTGTTAATCTGGATAGCCTTCATTGGGGATTTATGTATGTACAAGCCCTCGATCTAAAAAGAGGCTTAATTCCTTATCAAGAAACATTCACGATTTATGGAATTCTGACAAGCTGGATTCAAAGTCTTTCTCTAACTTTATTTGGAGAAAGGATGATATCTATAGGTATAGCTACTGGTATATTTTATTCTGTAAGTATTTTTTTGTCATATCAAATATTTTTAAAAATCCTGCCTAAATATTTTGCTTATTTTTCAACTCTTTTGATTTTTCTTTTGCATACCTATATTATCTATCCATGGTCAAATTACTACTCATATACATTTTTATTATTATCAATACTGCTCTTATTCGCTGTAAAAAAAGATATTAGCAATATGTTTTTTTCTGGATTCTTTTTAGGATTATCTTTATTATGTAGATACTCATCAGTTCAAGCAATATTACCTCCTTTCTTGTTATTTTTTGTTTACGAAACTCTTTTAAAAAGAAATAGCAAAAAAGCTAATTTATCAAATATTTTGTTTTTTAGTTTAGGATTTTCAATTCCGATATTGTTATTTTTATTCTTTTTGATCTACTACGGTGTCTTAGACGACTTCTTCATTCAAAATAAAATTATATTGTTAGAGGCGGATCAGGGAGTTACTGTATTAACATTTATACCGACACTATTAAACTCGATTATTACATCTGGAGGAGAGAATCCTGTAGGAGGTAATCCTGACTCAAGAATATTTTCTTTTACAATTATTTTCTTTTGGAATCTTGTAACACTATTATATTTTCTATTCCAGCAATTATTTTTAAAGAAAATTTTAACTAAAAATGAAGTTATTGTGATGGCACTTTGTGTAATAACCCTTTTTGGATACTTAAATTCAATTCATATTTATGAAGTGTTTAGATTAGCCAATAGTTCATCTCTTGGTATTGGAGTTATCATTTATAGCGTTGTTAAAATATTGCCCCGTCTTGGTCGCAAGATTAAAATAGTTATGATATTACCATTAATTTCTATTTGTTTTATTTGGGCTAATAGTCTTATTTTTTCACAAACCAGTTCTGTTTACTTTCCCTGGAAATTAGATACATTGATGGGGAAAGGAGTTATTTCAAATGAAGTTAGCATTTTTAGAGGAAAAATTTTAAGCCAAAAATACTATCAGTTCTATCATGAAATTTTTAACGAGATATCAAAGTTTGACAATTCATACTACATAGTGAATTATACATTGGACTCTGTTGCTATGACAATTAATAATTTACCAAAGGTTCAAATATCATCATATTATATTCTCTTAATCGAACAGGCATATCCTGAAGAAGCAAAAAAAATTCAGCAAGTAATTAATACAAAAAAAGCTATCATTCTCTCAAATAAAGATATTCACATAGCTGGGTACAAAGTTATTTTTAGTAAGCCTTGGTCTTTTGCTGAAGTACCATGGATGGGTCATGATAAATCTATATATATTAGTGTTCCAGAAAAAACAGAAATGTAA
- a CDS encoding TonB-dependent siderophore receptor yields the protein MKLKKLLPYLLLTSSLNVLIATTARSEEVGIGVSEHPKSTPTDANSNQSFTVEPIKEIQRISELVHPAKSAEILRQAPQLSQGDATKIVPVSSVKANPTAKGVEVILQTSLGEKLQLVNRSSGNNFITDIPNAQLRLANGDAFTFRSERPVAGINEITVTNFDANTIRVTVIGDASVPAVELFDSPDEGLIFSVASTASSTSQGQQTQTPQKPEPRQTEPNQPSAPSNEPIEIVVTGEQDGYRVPETSTATRTDTPLRDIPQSIQVVPKQVIQDQGITRISDAARNVSGVSVGTGYSGAVDDLTIRGFVNTNILRNGFKTQNSFIYGANVEQVEVLKGPASVLYGQFEPGGVVNYVTKQPLAEPYYAGEFTAGSYSFYRSSIDISGPLTPDKNLLYRLNIAYENSGNFRDFVNGDVVDISPIVSYKIDDATNISLEYQYTKVNRAFDRGFLPNSVFLTLPISRNLGEPTDSIDIESNRFAVTLDHRFNQNLRLRSSLSGQFTQTYDTHINPNELAADGSTLLRDYSTGLSPSENDDLSLQTDLISEFKTGSVQHQLLFGVEFSRTISNYSLDQASISSLNIFDPIYGYEIPARDSFTYAVESKSTTNTAAIYLQDQVTLMPNLKLLVGGRYDFLNFDNTFISDTINGSPPEKSSFYDTAFSPRVGIVYQPIKPISLYASYSRSFVPNDQLSANGESLPPTKGTQYEVGIKADLSSQISLTLAAYEITKTNVPTADPNNPDFSVAIGEVKSRGIELDIAGEITPGWKVIASGFLNDAFVSEDNDPSVKGSRLVNAPYHGASLWTTYQIQRGGLQGLGFGAGLFFVGDRITNQSDPLTLASYVRTDATIFYKRDGWGAALNFKNLFDVKYYETNGYYVFPQAPFTVQGTISFSF from the coding sequence ATGAAACTGAAAAAATTGCTTCCCTACCTGTTATTAACAAGCTCTTTGAATGTCTTGATCGCAACTACTGCCAGAAGTGAAGAAGTAGGGATAGGTGTATCAGAGCATCCGAAATCAACTCCAACAGATGCTAATTCCAATCAATCATTCACCGTCGAACCCATCAAAGAGATTCAGCGAATCAGTGAACTAGTACATCCTGCCAAAAGTGCAGAGATACTTCGACAAGCGCCACAACTCAGTCAAGGGGATGCAACAAAAATCGTCCCGGTGAGTTCAGTTAAGGCTAATCCCACTGCTAAGGGTGTGGAAGTAATTTTACAGACTTCCCTTGGTGAAAAATTACAACTGGTAAATCGCAGTTCGGGCAATAATTTTATCACTGACATTCCCAACGCCCAACTACGTCTAGCTAATGGCGATGCATTCACATTTCGCTCGGAACGGCCAGTTGCAGGGATTAACGAAATCACGGTGACAAACTTTGATGCCAATACTATCCGAGTAACGGTGATTGGTGATGCGAGTGTACCTGCTGTAGAGTTGTTTGACAGTCCTGACGAGGGTTTGATTTTTAGTGTGGCTAGTACAGCTTCTTCCACGTCGCAGGGACAACAAACGCAAACCCCACAAAAGCCTGAACCAAGACAAACTGAACCAAATCAACCTTCTGCGCCGAGTAATGAGCCGATTGAAATAGTGGTGACGGGTGAACAAGATGGATATCGTGTACCTGAAACATCAACTGCAACCAGAACTGACACACCACTACGCGATATTCCTCAATCCATTCAAGTAGTACCCAAACAAGTAATTCAGGATCAAGGAATCACGCGAATTTCAGATGCAGCCCGTAACGTGTCTGGTGTATCAGTAGGAACAGGCTATAGCGGCGCTGTAGATGACTTAACGATTCGGGGATTTGTGAACACAAACATTTTGAGAAATGGCTTCAAAACTCAAAACTCTTTTATCTATGGTGCAAACGTTGAACAGGTTGAAGTTCTAAAAGGCCCAGCTTCGGTACTATATGGCCAATTTGAACCAGGTGGTGTTGTCAATTACGTCACAAAACAACCGTTAGCTGAACCCTACTATGCTGGTGAATTTACAGCAGGAAGTTACAGTTTTTATCGTTCGTCTATTGATATTTCTGGGCCTCTTACTCCAGATAAAAATCTTTTATATCGTCTCAATATTGCCTATGAAAACTCTGGTAATTTTCGTGATTTTGTGAATGGGGATGTTGTAGATATTTCTCCTATTGTCAGCTATAAAATTGATGATGCTACAAATATCTCTCTGGAATACCAATACACAAAGGTCAATAGAGCATTTGATCGTGGTTTTTTGCCTAACAGTGTTTTTCTTACCCTACCGATCAGCCGAAATTTAGGTGAACCAACCGACTCGATTGATATTGAAAGCAACCGCTTTGCTGTAACTCTAGACCATCGATTTAATCAAAACTTGCGTCTGCGAAGTAGTTTGTCTGGTCAATTTACTCAAACATACGATACCCACATTAATCCTAATGAGTTAGCTGCTGATGGTAGTACCTTACTGCGAGACTATTCTACAGGTCTTTCTCCTAGTGAAAATGACGATTTATCGCTGCAAACCGATTTGATTAGTGAATTCAAAACTGGATCGGTTCAGCATCAGCTACTTTTTGGTGTGGAATTTAGTAGAACTATTAGTAACTATTCACTGGATCAAGCAAGTATTTCATCACTAAATATCTTCGATCCTATCTATGGATACGAAATTCCTGCTCGTGACAGTTTTACTTATGCAGTGGAATCTAAATCAACCACAAATACAGCAGCAATTTATTTACAAGATCAAGTGACATTAATGCCAAATTTGAAATTGTTAGTTGGCGGCAGGTATGATTTTCTCAATTTTGATAATACATTCATTTCTGACACAATTAACGGCAGCCCTCCAGAAAAGTCTAGTTTTTACGATACAGCCTTTTCTCCTCGCGTGGGGATTGTTTATCAACCAATAAAACCAATTTCGCTGTATGCCAGTTATAGCCGTTCTTTTGTACCTAACGATCAGCTATCAGCCAATGGAGAATCACTACCGCCTACAAAGGGTACTCAGTATGAAGTGGGGATTAAAGCCGATCTGAGTAGTCAGATATCACTGACCTTAGCAGCTTACGAAATTACAAAGACTAATGTACCTACAGCTGATCCTAATAATCCAGATTTTTCAGTTGCGATCGGAGAGGTAAAAAGCCGCGGAATTGAATTAGATATAGCAGGAGAAATTACACCGGGTTGGAAGGTTATTGCTTCGGGTTTCCTGAATGATGCCTTTGTCAGCGAAGATAACGATCCTTCTGTGAAAGGTTCGCGGTTGGTGAATGCACCCTATCATGGCGCTAGCTTATGGACAACTTATCAAATTCAACGTGGTGGTTTGCAGGGATTGGGTTTTGGTGCAGGATTGTTTTTTGTAGGCGATCGCATTACTAACCAGAGCGATCCGTTGACTCTTGCTTCTTATGTCAGAACCGATGCCACTATCTTCTACAAACGTGATGGTTGGGGAGCCGCACTCAATTTCAAAAACCTGTTTGATGTGAAATACTACGAAACCAACGGCTATTACGTGTTCCCGCAAGCGCCGTTTACAGTTCAGGGCACAATTTCATTCAGTTTTTAA
- a CDS encoding PepSY-associated TM helix domain-containing protein, with translation MKSKTFRNWAFTLHRYLGLAMGFVLIIVGLTGSVLVFQKEINDFLVAQQFGYISPQQVPLSLESVVNTVKAVYDSSGNDLKLNKLYVPSEPDEPIMFAFTVPNDKGMDVFVNPYTGAIMGERSDTTLILLLYQLHYALMAGDIGMTIVGIIAFMLMVLNITGIILWPGWRKLIAGFKIKWNAHRKRVNFDIHKVTGMIAVVFLTLTAFTGFCWNFYNFTEPIIYGVTFTKQQAEPVSVPQPGQIPLRLTEQLKIADAALPGAIVRSISLPSKPEDTLIIQFKLPQESAERGQSYVYLDQYTGKVLRVDNALKMPLGDRILNSFTPLHYGTFGGLFSRIFYVFVGLSPLILFITGFVMYRHRYQEKSVCHKSII, from the coding sequence ATGAAATCAAAGACATTCCGCAACTGGGCATTTACTCTACATCGCTATCTCGGTTTAGCTATGGGATTTGTGCTGATTATAGTTGGCTTGACAGGTAGTGTATTAGTCTTTCAAAAGGAAATTAACGACTTTTTAGTAGCCCAACAGTTTGGATATATTTCTCCCCAACAAGTGCCACTATCTTTGGAGTCAGTGGTAAATACTGTGAAGGCTGTATATGACTCATCAGGAAACGACTTAAAACTTAATAAACTCTATGTGCCTTCAGAGCCAGATGAACCAATTATGTTTGCCTTCACTGTTCCAAATGACAAAGGGATGGATGTTTTTGTCAATCCTTATACTGGTGCAATTATGGGTGAGCGATCGGACACAACACTGATTCTTCTGCTGTATCAACTCCATTATGCTTTGATGGCTGGAGACATTGGTATGACTATCGTTGGGATTATAGCATTCATGTTAATGGTTCTTAATATTACGGGTATCATTCTCTGGCCCGGTTGGCGCAAGCTGATTGCAGGATTCAAGATCAAGTGGAATGCTCATCGGAAGCGGGTAAACTTCGACATTCATAAAGTAACAGGCATGATTGCTGTGGTGTTCCTTACCCTGACTGCCTTTACTGGCTTTTGCTGGAATTTCTACAACTTCACCGAACCAATCATTTATGGAGTGACCTTTACTAAACAGCAAGCAGAACCTGTTTCTGTGCCCCAGCCTGGTCAGATACCGTTGCGACTTACAGAACAACTAAAAATTGCTGATGCTGCCTTGCCAGGTGCGATAGTCAGGAGTATTTCTTTGCCTAGTAAACCTGAAGACACCTTGATAATTCAGTTTAAGCTACCCCAGGAAAGTGCCGAGCGTGGTCAGAGTTATGTTTATCTCGACCAGTACACGGGTAAAGTTTTACGAGTTGATAATGCTCTAAAGATGCCGTTGGGCGATCGCATCCTCAACTCTTTTACTCCCTTACACTACGGTACATTTGGTGGTTTATTCAGCCGCATTTTCTACGTGTTTGTCGGATTGTCACCCTTGATTTTATTTATAACTGGCTTTGTCATGTACCGACATCGCTACCAAGAAAAATCTGTCTGCCACAAATCCATAATCTAA